Proteins from a genomic interval of Kitasatospora herbaricolor:
- a CDS encoding sensor histidine kinase, with amino-acid sequence MTLEVTPGERTAGPFAHPALFYRGRTEYAAAVGGFVREALAASLPVLVAVPGERLELLRDALGPACGELESADMTALGRNPGRILARLREFAAGHRGRAVRIVGEPIWPGRSAAEITEATRHEALINLAFRGTTGTVLCPYDTAGLSPAVLTDARRTHPTLVRGGTSRPSRAYTDPALVVAACDTPLPEPAGARELAYGPGRLAQVREQVHGWAAAAGLGLARTADLVLAVGEATANSIAHGGGLGRLRLWTADGHAVAEITDGGRLADPLAGRSRPGPAGADGGRGLWMIHQLCDLVETRATGAGLTLRLHVGMGPGIP; translated from the coding sequence ATGACCCTCGAAGTGACCCCCGGGGAGCGAACCGCCGGGCCGTTCGCGCATCCGGCGCTGTTCTACCGCGGCCGCACCGAGTACGCGGCGGCCGTCGGCGGCTTCGTCCGGGAGGCTCTGGCGGCCTCCTTACCCGTCCTGGTGGCGGTGCCCGGCGAGCGGCTGGAGCTGCTCCGGGACGCGCTCGGGCCGGCCTGCGGCGAGCTGGAGAGCGCCGACATGACCGCGCTCGGCCGCAACCCCGGGCGGATCCTCGCAAGGCTGCGGGAGTTCGCGGCCGGACACCGCGGCCGGGCCGTGCGGATCGTCGGGGAGCCGATCTGGCCGGGCCGCTCCGCGGCCGAGATCACCGAGGCGACCCGCCACGAGGCACTGATCAACCTGGCCTTCCGGGGGACCACCGGGACCGTCCTGTGCCCCTACGACACCGCCGGCCTGTCGCCGGCGGTGCTCACCGACGCCCGGCGCACCCACCCGACGCTGGTCCGCGGCGGGACGAGCCGGCCCAGCCGGGCCTACACCGATCCGGCGCTGGTGGTCGCCGCCTGCGACACCCCGCTGCCCGAGCCCGCCGGGGCCCGGGAGCTGGCGTACGGGCCGGGCCGGCTGGCGCAGGTCCGCGAGCAGGTGCACGGCTGGGCGGCGGCCGCCGGCCTCGGCCTGGCCCGGACGGCCGACCTGGTGCTGGCGGTCGGCGAGGCCACCGCCAATTCGATCGCCCACGGCGGGGGCCTCGGCCGGCTGAGGTTGTGGACGGCCGACGGGCACGCCGTGGCGGAGATCACCGACGGCGGCCGGCTGGCCGACCCGCTCGCCGGCCGGAGCCGGCCCGGCCCGGCCGGGGCGGACGGCGGCCGCGGGCTCTGGATGATCCACCAGCTCTGCGACCTGGTCGAGACCCGCGCCACCGGTGCCGGCCTCACGCTGCGCCTGCACGTCGGAATGGGCCCTGGCATTCCGTGA
- a CDS encoding SpoIIE family protein phosphatase — MQVPPQTEPVQLLHPPPARRPAGPDRDASSPPADAPTGPAEAAEVTVGRLASTVERLHRQVQEAQATADGRALVELAKGILVERLGCGPSQAARQLTELAGQAGRSPLELAAEIVNQAARDHLTDTTRDLLAPPGADAAGTPVAVRLRSAESGALAAGDTQAVAESLLEHALAPLGATAVAIWSAHPDGSLALAGHAGFPAQEAGRWHYVPPGVATPARQALTRRAAVWIESLGRSGLPSIGHHRNAGGRAAVPAGLGGRITGVLEICWPDASAPPSPQIRRQAEALAELCAHTLEHQSGAFPGRAGAPGAEPSQRLGELVDLADGLHDPALVLVPHVENGQVTDFRVHHAGARFVDFAGRPRSEVAGSLLLEAYPLAAGPGGLFEQVAYVHAGGEPFRAERMTLTAVVGQVPLNAVADLSLTRHGGAVLLVWRIEDEAARVAELLQHAQRLGRIGGFEENTVTGGITWNSPLFDLYGLNPSAAPIPIDQLRAHAHPDDAEAIGRFLRTLLHHLLPASTAFRLRRPDGIARHIRVVAEPVLDLEGRLTAVRGAYQDISAQHWTEVALAATRDQLAQSEQQAAERNRLARQLQHAIMPPTRGPMDTSGLRIGVRYRPAEKDHLVGGDWYDAVVLPSKQILLCVGDVAGHGIEAATGMVALRNALRGLAATGAGPGQLLAWLNVVAHHLTENVTATAVCGLFDPETRTLRWARAGHLPPVLLRDGRASTLPLVGGLLLGAVAETEYEESELQLQSDDTLLMYTDGLIERKDRSVQDSLDRLLTLAHGTAGAGTGPTLEKQLDHLLTHSNADTDDDTCLIGVQLI; from the coding sequence GTGCAGGTCCCCCCGCAAACCGAACCGGTGCAGCTGCTCCACCCGCCGCCGGCCCGGCGCCCCGCCGGCCCGGATCGGGACGCGTCGTCACCGCCGGCGGACGCCCCGACGGGCCCGGCGGAGGCCGCGGAGGTGACCGTCGGACGGCTGGCGTCCACCGTGGAACGGCTGCACCGGCAGGTCCAGGAGGCCCAGGCCACCGCGGACGGACGGGCGCTGGTCGAGCTCGCCAAGGGCATCCTGGTCGAGCGGCTGGGCTGCGGCCCCTCGCAGGCCGCCCGGCAGCTCACCGAGCTGGCCGGGCAGGCCGGCCGGTCGCCGCTGGAACTGGCCGCGGAGATCGTCAACCAGGCGGCCCGCGACCACCTCACCGACACCACCCGGGACCTGCTCGCCCCGCCCGGGGCCGACGCCGCCGGCACACCCGTCGCCGTGCGGCTGCGCAGCGCCGAGAGCGGGGCGCTGGCCGCCGGCGACACCCAGGCGGTCGCCGAGTCGCTGCTGGAGCACGCCCTCGCCCCGCTGGGCGCCACCGCCGTCGCCATCTGGAGCGCCCACCCGGACGGCTCGCTCGCGCTCGCGGGGCACGCCGGGTTCCCGGCCCAGGAGGCCGGCCGCTGGCACTACGTCCCCCCGGGCGTGGCCACCCCGGCCCGGCAGGCGCTGACCCGACGCGCCGCGGTCTGGATCGAGTCGCTCGGCCGCTCGGGCCTGCCCTCGATCGGCCATCACCGCAATGCCGGCGGGCGCGCCGCCGTGCCGGCCGGGCTCGGCGGGCGGATCACCGGCGTGCTGGAGATCTGCTGGCCGGACGCGTCGGCCCCGCCGTCGCCGCAGATCCGGCGGCAGGCGGAGGCGCTGGCCGAGCTGTGCGCCCACACCCTTGAGCACCAGTCCGGTGCCTTCCCCGGCCGGGCGGGCGCGCCCGGCGCGGAGCCCTCGCAGCGGCTGGGCGAGCTGGTCGACCTCGCGGACGGCCTGCACGACCCGGCGCTGGTGCTGGTGCCGCACGTCGAGAACGGCCAGGTCACCGACTTCCGGGTGCACCACGCGGGCGCGCGGTTCGTGGACTTCGCCGGGCGCCCGCGCAGCGAGGTCGCGGGTTCGCTGCTGCTCGAGGCGTACCCGCTGGCGGCCGGGCCGGGCGGCCTGTTCGAGCAGGTGGCGTACGTGCACGCCGGCGGGGAGCCGTTCCGGGCCGAGCGGATGACGCTGACCGCGGTGGTCGGGCAGGTGCCGCTGAACGCGGTCGCCGACCTGAGCCTCACCCGGCACGGCGGGGCCGTCCTGCTGGTCTGGCGGATCGAGGACGAGGCGGCCAGGGTGGCCGAGCTGCTCCAGCACGCCCAGCGGCTGGGCCGGATCGGCGGCTTCGAGGAGAACACCGTCACCGGCGGGATCACCTGGAACAGCCCGCTGTTCGACCTGTACGGCCTCAACCCCTCGGCGGCGCCGATCCCGATCGACCAGTTGCGGGCGCACGCCCACCCGGACGACGCCGAGGCCATCGGACGCTTCCTGCGGACCCTGCTGCACCACCTGCTGCCCGCCTCCACCGCCTTCCGGCTGCGGCGGCCGGACGGCATCGCCCGGCACATCCGGGTGGTCGCCGAGCCGGTGCTGGACCTGGAGGGCCGGCTGACCGCCGTCCGCGGCGCCTACCAGGACATCTCAGCCCAGCACTGGACCGAGGTGGCGCTGGCCGCCACCCGCGACCAGCTGGCCCAGAGCGAGCAGCAGGCCGCCGAGCGCAACCGGCTGGCCCGCCAGCTCCAGCACGCGATCATGCCGCCCACCCGCGGGCCGATGGACACCTCGGGTCTGCGGATCGGGGTGCGCTACCGGCCGGCCGAGAAGGACCACCTGGTCGGCGGCGACTGGTACGACGCGGTGGTGCTGCCCTCGAAGCAGATCCTGCTCTGCGTGGGCGACGTCGCCGGCCACGGCATCGAGGCGGCCACCGGCATGGTCGCGCTGCGCAACGCGCTGCGCGGGCTGGCCGCCACCGGCGCCGGCCCGGGCCAGCTGCTGGCCTGGCTGAACGTGGTGGCGCACCATCTGACCGAGAACGTCACCGCCACGGCCGTCTGCGGCCTCTTCGACCCGGAAACCCGGACGCTGCGCTGGGCCCGGGCCGGGCACCTGCCGCCGGTGCTGCTGCGCGACGGCCGGGCGAGCACCCTGCCACTGGTCGGCGGGCTGCTGCTGGGCGCGGTCGCGGAGACCGAGTACGAGGAGTCGGAGCTCCAACTCCAGTCCGACGACACCCTGTTGATGTACACGGACGGCTTGATCGAACGCAAGGACCGGTCGGTGCAGGACTCACTGGACCGGCTGCTCACGCTCGCCCACGGGACGGCCGGGGCGGGCACCGGGCCGACCCTGGAGAAGCAGCTCGACCACCTGCTGACCCACAGCAACGCCGACACGGACGACGACACCTGCCTGATCGGGGTCCAGCTGATCTGA
- a CDS encoding RNA polymerase sigma factor SigF, translating to MTTSLKAALTADPGTERTHPAPEYGATAVDATAPADEDPGVLMIENPREVAPADARQLSKALFVRLAALEEGTREYSYTRATLIELNQSLVRYAAGRFRNSREPMDDILQVGTVGLIKAIDRFEPERGLEFTTFALPTIIGEIKRFFRDTTWSVHVPRRLQELRLTIAKAGDELEQGLDRAPTVAELAAHLGLTEEEVVEGMVASNSHTAGSLDAGTDDEAENALNARLGFEDPGFERLENLHAVKPLIAALPERERSILSMRFVEELTQSEIGSRLGVSQMHVSRLLSRTLATLRSGLLAEED from the coding sequence ATGACGACGTCGCTGAAGGCTGCACTGACCGCTGACCCTGGCACGGAGCGCACACACCCCGCCCCCGAGTACGGGGCGACCGCCGTCGACGCGACCGCCCCGGCGGACGAGGACCCGGGCGTCCTGATGATCGAGAACCCCCGCGAGGTGGCCCCCGCCGACGCCAGGCAGCTGTCGAAGGCCCTCTTCGTCCGCCTCGCCGCGCTGGAGGAGGGCACCCGCGAGTACTCCTACACCCGAGCCACCCTGATCGAGCTCAACCAGTCGCTGGTCCGCTACGCGGCCGGCCGGTTCCGCAACAGCCGGGAGCCGATGGACGACATCCTGCAGGTCGGGACCGTCGGCCTGATCAAGGCCATCGACAGGTTCGAACCCGAGCGCGGGCTGGAGTTCACCACCTTCGCGCTGCCCACCATCATCGGCGAGATCAAGCGCTTCTTCCGGGACACCACCTGGTCGGTGCACGTCCCCCGCCGGCTCCAGGAGCTGCGGCTGACCATCGCCAAGGCCGGCGACGAACTGGAGCAGGGGCTCGACCGGGCCCCCACCGTCGCCGAACTCGCCGCCCACCTCGGACTGACCGAGGAGGAGGTCGTCGAGGGGATGGTCGCCAGCAACAGCCACACCGCCGGCTCCCTCGACGCGGGCACCGACGACGAGGCCGAGAACGCCCTCAACGCCCGCCTCGGCTTCGAGGACCCGGGGTTCGAACGGCTGGAGAACCTCCACGCGGTCAAGCCGCTGATCGCCGCGCTGCCCGAGCGCGAGCGCAGCATCCTGTCGATGCGGTTCGTCGAGGAACTCACCCAGTCCGAGATCGGCAGCCGGCTCGGCGTCTCCCAGATGCACGTCTCCAGGCTGCTCTCGCGCACCCTGGCCACGCTGCGCAGCGGTCTGCTGGCGGAAGAGGACTGA
- a CDS encoding cold-shock protein produces the protein MATGTVKWFNAEKGFGFIEQDGGGADVFAHYSNINAQGFRELLEGQKVEFDVTQGQKGPQAENIRPL, from the coding sequence ATGGCTACTGGCACCGTGAAGTGGTTCAACGCGGAAAAGGGCTTTGGCTTCATCGAGCAGGACGGTGGCGGCGCTGACGTGTTCGCCCACTACTCGAACATCAACGCCCAGGGCTTCCGTGAGCTGCTCGAGGGCCAGAAGGTCGAGTTCGACGTCACGCAGGGCCAGAAGGGCCCGCAGGCGGAGAACATTCGCCCCCTCTGA
- a CDS encoding DEAD/DEAH box helicase — protein sequence MTGSTRSSYSPSAARSGGRSASAAGRSGGRPSAGGRRGGGAPANRRHGSGQGEFALPVGSPALPAVETFEELEMPSQLLSTLLGQGVTAPFPIQAATLPNSLAGRDVLGRGRTGSGKTIAFGLALLARTAGRRAQPGRPLALVLVPTRELAQQVTEALTPYAHAVRLRMATVVGGMPIRRQAHLLHRGAEIVVATPGRLKDLVERGDCRLDEVSVTVLDEADQMADMGFLPQVTELLEQVEQDGQTMLFSATLDRNVDRLVRRFLKDPVTHSVDPSTATVSTMEHHLLHVQNHDKDTAIAHIASREGGVIMFTDTKDSADRLVESLLANGVLAAALHGGKSQPQRTRTLEQFRAGEVTALIATNVAARGIHIDGLDLVVNIDPPTDHKDYLHRGGRTARAGESGTVVTLVLPRQRRGTARMMASAGITPNSVAVRSGDAELTRITGACVPTGVPVAAPEPVVERPRRRPYGTSGARGHAGYPARGTRSAQPAGRSGRPARAAAPRRGGPAA from the coding sequence ATGACCGGTTCCACCCGCTCCTCGTACTCCCCCTCGGCCGCCCGCTCCGGCGGCCGTTCCGCGTCCGCCGCCGGCCGCTCCGGCGGGCGCCCGTCCGCCGGCGGCCGTCGCGGCGGCGGTGCCCCGGCCAACCGCCGGCACGGCTCCGGGCAGGGCGAGTTCGCGCTCCCGGTGGGCTCCCCCGCACTGCCGGCGGTCGAGACCTTCGAGGAGTTGGAGATGCCCTCCCAGCTCCTCTCCACCCTGCTCGGCCAGGGCGTCACCGCGCCGTTCCCGATCCAGGCCGCGACCCTGCCGAACTCGCTGGCCGGCCGGGACGTCCTCGGCCGGGGCCGCACCGGCTCCGGCAAGACGATCGCCTTCGGCCTCGCCCTGCTGGCCCGCACCGCCGGCCGCCGGGCGCAGCCCGGCCGGCCGCTCGCCCTGGTGCTGGTGCCGACCCGTGAACTGGCCCAGCAGGTGACCGAGGCGCTCACGCCCTACGCGCACGCCGTACGCCTGCGCATGGCGACCGTGGTCGGCGGCATGCCGATCCGTCGCCAGGCCCACCTGCTGCACCGCGGCGCGGAGATCGTCGTGGCCACCCCCGGCCGGCTGAAGGACCTGGTCGAGCGCGGCGACTGCCGGCTGGACGAGGTGTCGGTGACCGTGCTGGACGAGGCCGACCAGATGGCCGACATGGGCTTCCTGCCGCAGGTCACCGAGCTGCTGGAGCAGGTCGAGCAGGACGGGCAGACGATGCTCTTCTCGGCCACCCTGGACCGCAACGTGGACCGGCTGGTGCGCCGCTTCCTCAAGGACCCGGTGACCCACTCGGTGGACCCGTCCACCGCCACCGTCAGCACCATGGAGCACCACCTGCTGCACGTGCAGAACCACGACAAGGACACCGCGATCGCGCACATCGCCTCCCGCGAGGGCGGCGTGATCATGTTCACCGACACCAAGGACTCCGCCGACCGGCTGGTGGAGTCCCTGCTGGCCAACGGCGTCCTGGCCGCCGCCCTGCACGGCGGCAAGTCCCAGCCGCAGCGCACCCGGACCCTGGAGCAGTTCCGGGCCGGCGAGGTCACCGCGCTGATCGCCACCAACGTCGCGGCCCGGGGCATCCACATCGACGGCCTCGACCTGGTGGTCAACATCGACCCGCCGACCGACCACAAGGACTACCTGCACCGGGGCGGCCGCACCGCCCGCGCGGGCGAGTCCGGCACCGTGGTCACCCTCGTACTGCCCAGGCAGCGCCGGGGCACCGCCCGGATGATGGCCTCCGCCGGGATCACCCCCAACTCGGTGGCGGTGCGCTCCGGCGACGCCGAACTCACCCGGATCACCGGTGCCTGCGTGCCCACCGGTGTGCCGGTCGCCGCGCCCGAGCCGGTGGTGGAGCGCCCCCGCCGCCGCCCGTACGGCACCTCCGGCGCGCGCGGCCACGCCGGGTACCCGGCCCGTGGCACCCGCTCCGCCCAGCCCGCGGGCCGCTCCGGGCGGCCGGCCCGGGCGGCGGCGCCGAGGCGCGGCGGCCCCGCCGCGTAA
- a CDS encoding HAMP domain-containing protein, whose protein sequence is MSDTSAGKATAATKGRGPADPGTPGPKTAPEASRAGAAVPRPPATPAASGPAGVGEPELRQLLAGLTAVRDGDFGTRLPDDEGLIGEIATVFNGMVDQLSLFTSEVTRVAREVGTEGRLGGQAEVPGVSGTWEDLTDSVNAMAGNLTTQVRDIAQVATAVAKGDLTQKITVDARGEILELKNTVNTMVDQLSSFAGEVTRVAREVGTEGRLGGQANVQDVSGTWRDLTDSVNSMAGNLTAQVRSIAQVATAVAGGDLSQKIRVDARGEILELKETINTMVDQLSAFAGEVTRVAREVGTEGRLGGQANVQDVSGTWRDLTESVNVMADNLTAQVRSIAQVTTAVARGDLSQKIRVDARGEILELKETINTMVDQLSAFADEVTRVAREVGTEGNLGGQATVRGVSGTWKDLTDNVNVMASNLTGQVRSIAQVATAVARGDLSQKITVEAKGEVAALAGVINTMVDTLSAFADEVTRVAREVGTEGTLGGQARVPNVAGTWKDLTDNVNSMANNLTGQVRNIAQVTTAVARGDLTRKIDVDARGEILELKTTINTMVDQLSSFAAEVTRVAREVGSEGRLGGQAEVEGVSGTWKRLTENVNELAGNLTRQVRAIAEVTSAVAEGDLTRSITVEAPGEVGDLKDNINFMVESLRETIRANQDQDWLKSNLARISALMQGRRDLSVVADLVMDELTPLVGAQYGAFYLADETADGPELRLISSYGMRDLPGSPGRPLSFRFGQSLVGQAARSRRTISMDEVPAGYVTIASGLGATAPNSLILLPIVVEGQVLGVIELASVHRFTQTHRDFLDQLMETVGVNVNTIVANARTDELLGESQRLTAELQVRSRELQSRQEDLQSSNAELEEKAALLAAQNRDIETKNLEIEQARQELEDRAHQLTLASTYKSEFLANMSHELRTPLNSLLILAQLLAQNPTRNLTAKQVEYAGIIHSAGSDLLQLINDILDLSKVEAGKMDINPERVPLRQLLDYVEATFQPLITQKSLSFRITTAPGVPTDILTDDYRLRQILRNLLSNAVKFTETGSVRLSIENADLAEIPDLARHNGPVLAFRVVDTGIGIAEEHLQSVFGAFQQADGTTSRKYGGTGLGLSISREIAYLLGGAITAESAVGQGSTFTLYLPAARTDLAGPQPRGSALARPAAPPAVAAPLPRQRRRLLVVEARAGGLLSLVAESAVADLGDAGDLGSSARSVELVTALGVREAAAALATEACHCAVLDLDLPDGAALRFLEEVNNDPALRGVPILAHNNRRMRADQELTLQSRSTSQPLELLSSLDELRERITLHLSADQPGDVLPLVRPEESAKPAAREIGDTLAGHTVLVVDDDARNLYAITGILELHGMRVLHAENGRAGIEALVANPAVSVVLMDVMMPEMDGYTATAAIRAMPEHASLPIIAVTAKAMPGDREKSLASGASDYVTKPVDAADLVACIQHWLGR, encoded by the coding sequence ATGTCTGACACCAGCGCCGGCAAGGCGACGGCCGCAACGAAGGGCCGTGGCCCGGCCGACCCGGGCACCCCGGGACCGAAGACGGCGCCGGAGGCCTCCCGGGCCGGCGCGGCCGTCCCCCGGCCGCCGGCCACGCCGGCCGCGTCGGGGCCCGCGGGTGTCGGCGAGCCCGAACTGCGCCAGCTGCTGGCCGGGCTGACCGCCGTCCGCGACGGCGACTTCGGGACTCGGCTGCCGGACGACGAGGGCCTGATCGGCGAGATCGCCACGGTCTTCAACGGCATGGTCGACCAGCTGTCGCTGTTCACCTCCGAGGTGACCCGGGTGGCGCGCGAGGTCGGCACCGAGGGCCGGCTCGGCGGCCAGGCCGAGGTCCCCGGGGTCTCCGGCACCTGGGAGGACCTGACCGACTCGGTCAACGCGATGGCCGGCAACCTCACCACCCAGGTGCGGGACATCGCCCAGGTGGCCACCGCGGTCGCCAAGGGCGACCTGACGCAGAAGATCACCGTGGACGCCCGCGGCGAGATCCTCGAACTCAAGAACACCGTCAACACCATGGTCGACCAGTTGTCCTCGTTCGCCGGGGAGGTGACCCGCGTTGCCCGCGAGGTCGGCACCGAGGGCCGGCTGGGCGGGCAGGCCAACGTCCAGGACGTCTCCGGCACCTGGCGCGACCTCACCGACTCGGTGAACTCGATGGCCGGCAACCTCACCGCGCAGGTCCGCTCGATCGCCCAGGTGGCGACGGCGGTGGCGGGCGGCGACCTCTCGCAGAAGATCCGGGTGGACGCCCGCGGCGAGATCCTCGAACTCAAGGAGACCATCAACACGATGGTCGACCAGCTCTCCGCCTTCGCCGGTGAGGTGACCCGGGTCGCCCGCGAGGTCGGCACCGAGGGCCGGCTCGGCGGGCAGGCCAACGTCCAGGACGTGTCGGGTACCTGGCGCGACCTCACCGAGTCGGTGAACGTGATGGCGGACAACCTGACCGCGCAGGTCCGCTCGATCGCCCAGGTCACCACGGCGGTGGCCCGCGGCGACCTCTCGCAGAAGATCCGGGTGGACGCCCGCGGCGAGATCCTCGAACTCAAGGAGACCATCAACACGATGGTCGACCAGCTCTCCGCCTTCGCCGACGAGGTCACCCGGGTCGCCCGCGAGGTCGGCACCGAGGGCAACCTCGGCGGCCAGGCCACCGTCCGGGGCGTCTCCGGCACCTGGAAGGACCTCACCGACAACGTCAACGTGATGGCCTCCAACCTGACCGGTCAGGTCCGCTCGATCGCCCAGGTGGCGACGGCGGTGGCCCGCGGCGACCTCTCGCAGAAGATCACCGTGGAGGCCAAGGGCGAGGTGGCGGCACTGGCCGGGGTGATCAACACCATGGTCGACACCCTGTCGGCGTTCGCCGACGAGGTGACCCGGGTGGCCCGCGAGGTCGGCACCGAGGGAACGCTCGGCGGCCAGGCCCGGGTGCCGAACGTGGCCGGCACCTGGAAGGACCTCACCGACAACGTCAACTCGATGGCCAACAACCTCACCGGCCAGGTCCGCAACATCGCCCAGGTCACCACGGCGGTGGCCCGCGGCGACCTGACCCGCAAGATCGACGTCGACGCGCGCGGCGAGATCCTCGAACTCAAGACCACCATCAACACCATGGTCGACCAGCTCTCCTCGTTCGCCGCGGAGGTGACCCGGGTGGCCCGCGAGGTCGGCAGCGAGGGCCGGCTCGGCGGCCAGGCCGAGGTGGAAGGCGTCTCCGGCACCTGGAAGCGGCTGACCGAGAACGTCAACGAGCTGGCCGGCAACCTGACCCGCCAGGTCCGCGCCATCGCCGAGGTGACCAGCGCGGTCGCCGAGGGCGACCTGACCCGATCCATCACCGTCGAGGCCCCGGGCGAGGTCGGCGACCTCAAGGACAACATCAACTTCATGGTGGAGTCCCTGCGCGAGACCATCCGCGCCAACCAGGACCAGGACTGGCTGAAGTCCAACCTGGCCCGGATCTCCGCCCTGATGCAGGGCCGCCGCGACCTCTCGGTGGTCGCCGACCTGGTGATGGACGAACTCACCCCGCTGGTCGGCGCCCAGTACGGGGCCTTCTACCTGGCCGACGAGACGGCCGACGGCCCCGAACTGCGGCTGATCAGCTCGTACGGCATGCGCGACCTGCCCGGCAGCCCGGGGCGGCCGCTCTCCTTCCGGTTCGGCCAGTCGCTGGTCGGGCAGGCGGCCCGCAGCCGGCGCACCATCTCGATGGACGAGGTGCCGGCCGGCTACGTCACCATCGCCTCCGGCCTCGGCGCCACCGCCCCCAACTCCCTGATCCTGCTGCCGATCGTGGTCGAGGGGCAGGTCCTCGGGGTGATCGAGCTGGCCTCCGTGCACCGGTTCACCCAGACCCACCGCGACTTCCTCGACCAGCTGATGGAGACCGTCGGCGTCAACGTCAACACCATCGTGGCCAACGCCCGGACGGACGAGCTGCTCGGCGAGTCCCAGCGGCTCACCGCCGAGTTGCAGGTCCGCTCCCGGGAACTCCAGTCCCGTCAGGAGGACCTGCAGTCCTCCAACGCCGAACTGGAGGAGAAGGCCGCACTGCTGGCCGCGCAGAACCGCGACATCGAGACCAAGAACCTGGAGATCGAGCAGGCCCGCCAGGAGCTGGAGGACCGCGCCCACCAGCTGACCCTCGCCTCCACCTACAAGTCCGAGTTCCTGGCCAACATGAGCCACGAGCTGCGCACCCCGCTGAACAGCCTGCTCATCCTGGCCCAGCTGCTGGCCCAGAACCCGACCCGCAACCTGACCGCCAAGCAGGTCGAGTACGCCGGCATCATCCACTCGGCCGGCTCCGACCTGCTCCAGCTGATCAACGACATCCTCGACCTCTCCAAGGTCGAGGCGGGCAAGATGGACATCAACCCCGAGCGGGTGCCGCTGCGCCAGCTGCTCGACTACGTCGAGGCGACCTTCCAGCCGCTGATCACCCAGAAGAGCCTGAGCTTCCGGATCACCACCGCCCCCGGGGTGCCGACCGACATCCTCACCGACGACTACCGGCTCCGGCAGATCCTGCGCAACCTGCTGTCCAACGCGGTGAAGTTCACCGAGACCGGCAGCGTGCGGCTCAGCATCGAGAACGCGGACCTCGCCGAGATCCCCGACCTGGCCCGGCACAACGGCCCGGTGCTGGCCTTCCGGGTCGTCGACACCGGGATCGGGATCGCCGAGGAGCACCTGCAGAGCGTCTTCGGCGCCTTCCAGCAGGCCGACGGCACCACCAGCCGCAAGTACGGCGGCACCGGCCTCGGGCTCTCCATCAGCCGGGAGATCGCCTACCTGCTCGGCGGCGCCATCACCGCCGAGAGCGCGGTCGGCCAGGGCAGCACCTTCACCCTCTACCTGCCCGCCGCCCGCACCGACCTGGCCGGCCCGCAGCCCCGCGGCAGCGCCCTCGCCCGGCCGGCCGCCCCGCCGGCCGTGGCCGCGCCGCTGCCCCGGCAGCGCCGCCGGCTGCTGGTGGTGGAGGCCCGCGCGGGCGGACTGCTCTCGCTGGTGGCGGAGAGCGCCGTCGCGGACCTCGGCGACGCCGGGGACCTCGGCAGCTCCGCCCGCTCGGTGGAGCTCGTCACCGCCCTCGGGGTGCGCGAGGCCGCGGCCGCGCTGGCCACCGAGGCCTGCCACTGCGCGGTGCTCGACCTCGACCTGCCGGACGGCGCCGCGCTGCGGTTCCTGGAGGAGGTCAACAACGACCCGGCGCTGCGGGGCGTGCCGATCCTGGCGCACAACAACCGCCGGATGCGGGCCGACCAGGAGCTCACCCTCCAGTCGCGCAGCACCAGCCAGCCGCTCGAACTGCTCTCGAGCCTGGACGAGCTGCGCGAGCGGATCACCCTGCACCTGAGCGCGGACCAGCCGGGCGACGTGCTTCCACTGGTCCGCCCGGAGGAGTCGGCGAAGCCCGCCGCGCGCGAGATCGGCGACACCCTGGCCGGCCACACCGTGCTGGTGGTCGACGACGACGCCCGCAACCTGTACGCCATCACCGGCATCCTGGAACTCCACGGCATGCGGGTGCTGCACGCCGAGAACGGCCGGGCCGGCATCGAGGCCCTGGTCGCCAACCCGGCCGTGTCGGTGGTCCTGATGGACGTGATGATGCCGGAGATGGACGGCTACACGGCGACGGCGGCGATCCGCGCGATGCCCGAGCACGCCTCGCTGCCGATCATCGCGGTCACCGCCAAGGCGATGCCCGGCGACCGGGAGAAGAGCCTGGCCTCCGGGGCCAGCGACTACGTCACCAAGCCGGTCGACGCGGCGGACCTGGTCGCCTGCATCCAGCACTGGCTGGGCCGTTAG
- a CDS encoding PRC-barrel domain containing protein — protein sequence MSENLWEHRPETGYLTGTDLAGYRVEAIDGHIGKVDKHTADAGEAGVVVDTGVWIFGKEVLLPAGCISSVDPDTGTVYLNRTKQDVKDAPEFLRERHDGDSDYRMHLGEYYYGRTMP from the coding sequence GTGAGCGAGAACCTTTGGGAGCACCGTCCGGAGACCGGCTACCTCACCGGGACGGACCTGGCCGGGTACCGGGTCGAGGCGATCGACGGCCACATCGGCAAGGTGGACAAGCACACCGCGGACGCCGGCGAGGCGGGCGTCGTGGTCGACACCGGTGTCTGGATCTTCGGCAAGGAGGTCCTGCTGCCCGCCGGCTGCATCTCCAGCGTCGACCCCGACACCGGGACGGTGTACCTCAACCGGACGAAGCAGGACGTCAAGGACGCCCCCGAGTTCCTGCGCGAGCGGCACGACGGGGACTCGGACTACCGGATGCACCTCGGCGAGTACTACTACGGCCGGACGATGCCGTAG